cgaggtcgcaccactgcactccagcctcgtgacagagcgagactccgtctcaaaaaaaaaaaaaaaaaaaaaaagggaggccaTTGTAGGGAGGCCATTGTAGCAATTCAGGGGAGAGATGAATCCAGGCGACAGATGATGGGAGGTTTGGAGCAGGGAAGACAGAGAGAAGTGGAGAGATTCCAGATATATTTGAGAGACAAAACTGATAATTTGGGGTAAGGGAGGTGAAGGAGGCAGAGGGATCACGGACGCCCTCCTTGGTTTCTGGTTTAGGCTACTTGACAGATGGCGGAGCTATGCAATTGAGAGAGGGAATCCTGGGAGAGATTATGAAATCTCTGTATCTTCCGCAAGAATGTTTGTTTGCTTCCCTTGCGAGTGTAAGACGGAGCCGGGAACATTGAGGCTTGGGGCTGGGACTCAGCAGCTCTTCTGCCCTTGCCGAGAACTCTGTCTATATCTGTATTACAACACTTACCATAGTGTATTCATTTTACAAGGTATTGCACCCAGTGAACCATGAGGTAAGAGAGCAAGGGAAGAGTTTCTTCTCGGTGTCTCTAGGACTTTGCCCAGCAGCTGGCCCCGCCCCCTCCAGCGCTCTCCGCCTAGCCCCGCCCCCAGGAGATTTCCGGCTTCTCGGTACTGGCCTAGCCGTAAAGGGCTCCGCTCCGCCCCTAGAGCAACCGTTTCCTCCTCAGTCGGACCAGAGTGATTGATTAGTTTGTTGTCTAATCATCAGTCGAGCGGCCACATAATTACCAATTAGGCAGTAGCAGAGGCGGGTGCCGAAGCACGGGGTCTGGGTGACTAGGAAGAGCCGAGACTGCGAAGGAGAACGCAGCAAGCCCAGGCGGCGGTGGAAAGGTGATGGGGTATCTGGATTCCATAggtttttccttttccccttgcTAGGTCAAGAGTCTCTTCGCAGCTTGGGGCTAGGATCttcatttgccttttttcttttttggaggaaGGGGGCTGTGTCCACATATTTAAGTATTTGAGGTTCTTGGGCAACTTCCTTCTTACTTCGCCTCGAGGCGTATCCTTTTTTTAGCCTGAGGTGGGGTCCTCCCCAGGGAGAGAGAAAGTTGTTTGAGATCCTTTCTTACTCTGTGCGTGGTTAAAGGCCTCCGTACTCAGTTCCAGGGAAAGGGAGATGAGTGATGGTGGGGCCGAGACTCGCGGGTACTGCCTACTTCCGAAGAGTTAGACGCTTCCACCTGGGTGGAGGGGCCCTGGGAACTAGATTCCTGTGTTAGGAACCAAGTAGGTATTGAGGGCGAAGAAACAAGTGGAAagagacatttcttttcttttcttttctttttgagacggtgtcttgctccgtcgcccaggctagagtgcagtggcgcggtctcggctcactgcaacctctgcctcccgggttcaagcaattttcctgactcagcctcccgaataactgggattacaggtgcccgccaccgcgcccggctaatttttagatttttagtagagacggggtttcacgatgttggccaggctggtctcgaactcttgacctcgtgatccacccgcctcggcctcccaaagtgctgggattacaggcgtgagccaccgcgcccagccagaaaagaGACATTTCTTATGTGGAAGTTGTGGTAGTTCTCCAGGTAGGAGAGCCTACTGTGGGGTGGAAGACGTTAGGGCTGGGCTCCGGTGCTAAGTCCACTTCCTACCTCTAGACCGTCATCTTTTTTGCCTCATTTCTTTCTCCTCAGGCTGGAGGACACACCTAAACATGTGGAATCCCAATGCCGGTAGGTGTTTGGGGGTTCTGTTCCACCCCTAACCCTTTTTCTGATGGGCTCTATAACAGGAAGTTTCTGTATCAGCTCCCCTACCCCCGACCTGCTGTACCCGCAAAAGCAAAGTCCTTAGTCTAGAGCTGACcagtgctttttaatttaatttaatttatttattttttgagatggagtctctgttgcccaggctcactgcaacctccgcctcctgggttcaagcgattctcctgtttcagcctctggagtagctgagattacagacgcatgctatcacgcccggctactttttgtatttttagtagagatgggggtttcacaatttggccaggctggtctcaaactcatggcctcatgagatctgtccacctcggcctcccaaagtgctgggattacaggcgtgagccaccgcgcctggactgaCCAGTGCTTTTGTCTTCCTCAGAGTTCActgtctccctcctctccctagCCCTTCCAGGGACATTCCCCCTTTTCTCCCCAACTCAAGTTTGTCTCCCCTACCCTCCATTCTTCTTTGTCATCTTTCCGTTTCCCTTTAAGTATTGAGTGAGAAagaatctctttctttttgttgtttgttgttggaGACTCTGGGGAATTCTAATGTTTATTCTCTGCTTCTTCCACCAGGGCAGCCAGGGCCAAATCCATATCCCCCCAATATTGGGTGCCCTGGAGGTTCCAATCCTGCCCACCCACCACCTATTAATCCACCCTTTCCCCCAGGCCCCtgtcctcctcccccaggagctccCCATGGCAATCCAGCTTTCCCCCCAGGTGGGCCCCCTCATCCTGTGCCACAGCCAGGGTATCCAGGATGCCAACCGTTGGGTCCCTACCCTCCTCCATACCCACCGCCTGCCCCTGGAATCCCTCCTGTGAATCCCTTGGCTCCTGGCATGGTTGGACCAGCAGTGATAGTAGACAAGAAGatgcagaagaaaatgaagaaagctcATAAAAAGATGCACAAGCACCAAAAGCACCACAAGTACCACAAGCATGGCAAGGTCAGTACCCTCTGGAGACTGGCTAGGGAAGGAGTCCCCCCTCAGAGGGACTAGGTAGGCAGGGGTTGGGTGAGGGGGATTCACATTCTGTGGACGTGAGGGATGACAATTGTGTCGCTCTGGTAGATGattcttcctttttataaaaGATTGCTACTGGGAAGAATCTGATTATCTTGAAAATAAACATCAGGCTTCTCCTATCTGGGGGGAGTTAGGGTGAGCCTTAGAATGGATTTTAGAATCAAAAGCCAAATCTTTTCTGCCCTACTCTCCCAGAACTTTTGCTCCCCTCCCGCCAGGTGCATATTCTAGCAAGTTGGACACGCCCACTGACATTGTCAAAATACCAAAGTCATTCCTTTGACAAAGCAAGGTCTTATAATAATTAACAGAATTAATCTGTCCCTAGTTCCAGAAGTTCCTTCTCTCTTTCATCAGTGTTCTTAGGGCGTTGTGTTAATTACATGGGTCCTTTGCCCTATCATCCAGCAGAAAAAGTGAGGACAAGAGCAGTCAGTGACTAGGCTTCTAACAAAGCCTAGGActaaggaggttttttttttttttttttgagacggagtcccgctctttagcccaggccagattgcagtggcacaatctcggctcactgcaagctccgcctcccaggttcacgccattctcctgcctcagcctcccgagtagctgggactacaggcgcccgccaccgcgcccggctaattctttgtatttttagtagagatggggtttcaccgtgttagccaagatggtctcgatctcctgaccttgtgatccgcccgccttggcctcccaaagtgctgggattacaggcgtgagccactgcacccagccctaaggAGGTTTTATACTCAGCTCCAAGGCTAAGTATCTTTGTTTTAGAGGAGTGTTAAAAATTGGTAAGggtggccaggtgccatggctcatgcctgtaatcctagcacttgggaattattagctgggtgtggtggcgcatgcctgtaatcccagctactcaggaggctgaggcaggagaattgcttgaacccgggaggcagagatggcagtgagcccagatctcaccactgcactccagcctcggtgacagataagactccatctcaaacaaacaaacaaaaaatagcaagGATAAAAGCAACTCTGAGGACAACTCTGGAAGGATTAAACCAATCTGCATCTTGATGAGGCCTCCATTTACATTTAACTGCCCAGTATTTATTTGCCTTGTGGATTCTAATTCCTGATTCTGGGTCTTTGATAGAAATCTGAAGAGAAGGCTGTGCGccgtggtccacacctgtaatcccagcactttgggattccggggcgggcggatcacgaggtcaggagttcaagaccagcctagccaacatggtgaaacctgtctactaaagatacaaaaaattagctgggcatggtggtgcgtgtctgtaatcccagctactctggaggctaaggcaggagaatctcttaaacccaggaagtggaggttgcagtgagctaagatcatgccattgcactccagcctgggcaactgggtgaaactccgtctaaaaaaaaaaaaaaaaaaggtctgaagAGAACCGAAGAGAATTGAGATTTAGTGGGGAAAAGCGGGAGAAATTACCCTGGAGAgactgaaaaatgtttttatttaataactaGCATTGCTGGGAGTATATGCTTAAGGAACCTTGAATAGAACTCCCAGCCTTTTCTTACACCTTCCCCACTTTTTCCCATTGTGCTTGGGAAAAAGTAGAGATACATGCACATACAACTGCTGTTTCTACTGTCTTTTCTTAGATTTGTAGAatccaatttcttaaaatcataGGACTTTGCACGCAGCTAATGAATAAGCATTGAAAAGGTAACAGCTGTTTCCTAGCACTATACTATGCTTGTGCCTGTAATTTATTCCTTGCCTAGGCATCGATTCAGGTAAAGAAAGTTGGAAATTTGCTCCAAAGGcaatatgttaaattttttaaattccgtGTGATAATTTAGGATGGTTTAATCCATTCCTGTATGCTCACTGCTGAAGGAAACCCTTGCTTTTGTTTAGGTACAGTCTGTTCAAGACTCCTGACCTTCTTAGGGAAGCAAGGGATACttgggtggaggggtggggcaCCAAAGAATGGCCCACGGAGTGATGAAAGGTCATTTGGATCTGATGCtatcttctttcccctttcccctttccccttgcagcattcctcctcttcctcctcctcttccagcaGTGATTCTGACTGAATACAGGCCCTGGACCCTTCCCTCAAGTCTCACCAGTTCTGCTCTCCCATCAAGCTTCAGATGCCATGTTGTACTGGGGGAATGTAGCCCTTGTGCTCCCCACCCCCTACCTCCACCTGAGCCTCACCCTGCTGTTGAGCCCTGAGTGGCTAGGGGAAATGGGAAGAGGATTGCCATGGCCTGGCCATCTTGTTGCTGCTTGGTTAGATCATATAGCTAATGAATTAGGCAGGGGAGCTATTTTTTGAAGATGATGAACTAAATGTTGAAGACAAGTTTGAGatctgtaaaatgtgattttttactTCCACTTATAATACTTGTGATTGGGGAGGTTTGTGGAAATTCAATTATGATGAAAAACCTATCTTTTTTGTAATGTTGGCATACTTGGGGAATTTAGTGGCAAATACATTCCCCAGCAGGCCTTTTGTTGGTTGCACTAACTGCAAGGTTGCTGGGAAGTAGAGTCCATTTGGTTGATGAGCTTTGACTGCGGTTTTGGAACCTTACCTCTCCTCCTTAGCCCAATATGCTGTCTTGGGTCCTATTCAAATAAAGTTATTTCTCCTGGTCTCAGCTCACCTGTGCTATcaccttggctgggcatggcacATTCTACTACTTTTGCTAACCTTCCACAGACCCTTTAAAGTGTATCAGTTTCATAGAAGGGAACCAGAGCATCAGTGAGAAAGACACTGTATGATTCCCATGTTTTTTAAGTGGGAGGACTCTTCAAAATTGGCTCAGGCAGAGTGGCATGAATCTTTATTGTCTTCCCTTGGGTGAATGGATATAGGCCTTTAGCTTATATGTTTTCATATCTGCTACAGAGATTCTTAACCCTGGCTGCCCATCAGCTGTGAGAGAGTAATTTGGGGCTTTGCCCCAAATCTACTgaataatacttatttttatttttttttaaattttttcctaaaactttttatttttatttatgtatttacttattttgagatggagtttcgctcttattgcccaggttggagtgcaatggcgcaatcataacctccacccaccaggttcaagcgattctcctgcgtcagcctctcaagtagctgggactacaggcacctgccaccatgcccggctaattttgtatttgtagtagagacagggtttcaccatgttggtcagtcaggctggtctcaaactcctgacctcaggtgatccacctgcctcagcctcccaaagcgctgggattacaggcgtgagcaaccgcactCGGCTAAGACTTTTTAGATGTGTCCCTACAAATCAGTATATTTAAGaaactgtgggccaggcatggtggctcacgcctgtaatcccagcactttgggaggccaaggcaggcagatcacatgaggccaggagttggagaccagcctggccaacatggagaaacctcgtctctactaaaaatacagaatgagccaggcgtggtggcacatgcctgtaatcccagctactcaggaggctgaggcaggagaatggcttgaacctggcgGGTGGAGGTTatgattgcgccattacactccatcTCAATCTGTGAGGCAGACGTTCAGTCAGAATTGGAGCTCAGACAGTCCGGCTTctgagtctgtgctcttaacccaGTGGCTTCCAGGCAGAAGCAGCAGTATTACAAAGGCACCAAGTTGTAAAAAGTGTACGATGAAAGTTAGGAGCTCCTGAACCTGAGTTCCTGAAAGCGGGAAATGAGGCTGCAGTTGGGGACATGGGGCTAGAGGAAGGAGTGGACTTAAGAGATGTTTCTGAGGTGGAACCCATGGGTTTGGGCACTGAGTGTAAGGCTTGAGGAGGAACAGGGAAGAAGGAGTGTTTTGAGTTGGCTATACTGCATCTATAGCTTTCCCTGGAAAGAGTTCTATGAAATAAATGCCTgaggttttatattttacagCTAGCTTCTAATTTAATTAGAAAAtccatggccgggtgcagtggctcacacctgtaatcccagcactttaggaagccgaggtgggtgagttttgctcttgttgtccaggctggagtgcaatggcgtgatctcggctcaccacaacctccacctcctggattcaagcgattctgcctcagcctcccgagtagctgggactacaggcacgtgccaccacacccagctaatttttgtatttttagtagagatggggtttcgccatgttggccaggctggtcttgaactcctgacctcaatccgcctgcctcggtctcccaaagtgttgggattacaggagtgaaccactgtgcctggctctttctttctatttcacaTTGTTCCTAATACaatttggggggtgggaggaaaggAATTTTTGTCCTCAAGCCTAATTTTCCACTTGAGGAAGCTACCTCTCTTTAGATGACTCCATCAATTTGGGGCTGCCCAATAAAACGTGACTGAGAGTCAAGGGGTTAgcatgcagtggcatgttcaaggctcactgcagccttgatctccctggttcaagtgctcctcccacctcagcctcccaagtagttagtactataggtgtgcaccaccacacatggctaatttttaattttttgtagggacagggtctcactgtgttccctaggctgctctcgaactcctggtttcaagtgatcctcctaccttgctctgcctccaaaagtgcgggattacaggcgtgcaccaccatgcctagccatccctctgttttttttatttttgattgtttgtttctttgagacaaggtcttgctttgttgcccaggctggagtgtagtagcacactcacagctcactgcagccttgacctttcaggttcaagtgatccccccaccttagcatccctagtagctgagacaacaggtgtgcaccaccatacctggctaacttttgtatttttttttttttttaagacggggtctctctctgttgccaggctggagtgcagtggcatgatctcagctcactgcaacctctgcctcccaggttcaagcaattctcctgcctcagcctcccaagtagctgggactacaggcacacaccaccacacccagctaagttttatatttttagtagagactgggtttcaccatgttggccaggatgatctcaatatcttgaccttgtgatccgcctgcctcggcctccaaagtgctgggattacaggggagagccaccgcacctggccatactTAAATATTTCATCATGTACATCCTAAAAACCATTTCTTTACATAAGCATGGTTCCATTATTACActtaagaaaattacaaatacttCCTAATATCATCATTCAGATaatgtttgaattttcttttcttttctttttttttttttttgagacggagtcttactctgtcaccaggctggagtgcagtgatgtgatctcggctcactgcaacctccgcctcccaggttcaagcgattctcccgcttcagcctcccgagtagctggaactaccggcgtgcaccaccatgcctggctaatttttgtatttttagtagagatggggtttcatgatgttggccaggatggtctcgatctcctgacctcgtgatccatgtgcctcggcctcccaaagtgctgggattataggcgtgagccaccgcgcccagctaatgtttgaaTTTTCTCACTTGTCCCTTAAATGTCTTAtgcagcaacttttttttttaaactaggaaccaggccgggcaccgtggctcacgcctgtaatcccagcgctttgggaggctgaggcaggcggatcacgaggttaggaatttgagaccagcctggccaacatggtgaaaccccgtctctactaaaaatacaaaaaattagccgggcgtggtggcaggtgactgtaatcccagctactcaggaggctgaggcaggagaatcacttgaactcgggaggcggaggtagcagtgagctgatactgcgccactgtactccagccgaggcaacagagtgagactccgtctcaaaaaaaaaagaaaaaaaaagaaacccaggatCCAAGCAAAAGCCACACATTATATTTGGTTGTTATTGccttaagcatttttaa
This sequence is a window from Homo sapiens chromosome 12, GRCh38.p14 Primary Assembly. Protein-coding genes within it:
- the PRR13 gene encoding proline-rich protein 13 isoform 2 (isoform 2 is encoded by transcript variant 3); this encodes MWNPNAGGPPHPVPQPGYPGCQPLGPYPPPYPPPAPGIPPVNPLAPGMVGPAVIVDKKMQKKMKKAHKKMHKHQKHHKYHKHGKHSSSSSSSSSSDSD
- the PRR13 gene encoding proline-rich protein 13 isoform 1 (isoform 1 is encoded by transcript variant 2), whose product is MWNPNAGQPGPNPYPPNIGCPGGSNPAHPPPINPPFPPGPCPPPPGAPHGNPAFPPGGPPHPVPQPGYPGCQPLGPYPPPYPPPAPGIPPVNPLAPGMVGPAVIVDKKMQKKMKKAHKKMHKHQKHHKYHKHGKHSSSSSSSSSSDSD